The bacterium genome has a window encoding:
- a CDS encoding uroporphyrinogen decarboxylase family protein, producing MNSRETVLAALEHRATARVPLGSFAFDHDTVSRVIGHETFLRNKARSQIALWEGRRDEVAASWREDAIEFHRKLDLIDIVGVHAGASSVLPPAGYEPRPPERVDDSTWRDREGRVFRYSPVTDDITCISDPVLDACVFKAQDFPAPGSLPAPDPSCFEVVDAVIAAFKGDKFVIGPSGEEASMVLLGDNYERGLLEFMLNPEAVRAAHVRALAVGLLQDQWYIRPGQDAVLWGTDFSYNTGPMISPAMFREFCLPNIIQRAASVHARGLKVLKHACGNNALLLDMFLEAGYDCYQSIQASAGMDLMELRKRFAGRMALWGGVEVEHLVSGTPEDVRADVRRAFEAARMAEGGFILGPSHSVAVGTKYYNFMAMLDEYETQNAKWRG from the coding sequence ATGAACAGCCGCGAAACAGTCCTCGCCGCCCTGGAGCACCGCGCCACGGCGCGAGTGCCGCTGGGCTCGTTCGCCTTTGACCACGACACTGTCTCGCGGGTGATCGGGCACGAGACTTTCCTGCGCAACAAGGCGCGCAGCCAGATAGCGCTGTGGGAGGGCCGCCGGGATGAGGTGGCGGCAAGCTGGCGCGAGGATGCGATCGAGTTCCACCGCAAGCTCGACCTGATCGACATCGTGGGCGTGCACGCCGGGGCCAGCTCGGTCCTGCCGCCGGCGGGCTACGAGCCGCGGCCTCCCGAGCGCGTGGACGACAGCACCTGGCGCGACCGCGAGGGGAGAGTGTTCCGCTACAGCCCGGTCACGGATGACATCACATGTATCAGCGACCCGGTGCTGGATGCGTGCGTGTTCAAAGCCCAGGATTTCCCGGCGCCCGGGAGCCTGCCCGCGCCCGACCCCTCCTGTTTCGAGGTGGTGGATGCAGTGATCGCCGCGTTCAAGGGTGACAAGTTCGTGATCGGCCCCTCGGGCGAGGAGGCCTCGATGGTGCTCCTGGGCGACAACTACGAGCGCGGGCTGCTGGAGTTCATGCTCAACCCGGAGGCGGTGCGTGCGGCCCATGTCCGGGCGCTGGCCGTGGGCCTGCTGCAGGACCAGTGGTACATCCGTCCCGGCCAGGATGCCGTGCTCTGGGGCACGGACTTTTCGTACAACACAGGCCCCATGATCTCGCCTGCCATGTTCCGCGAGTTCTGCCTGCCCAACATCATCCAGCGCGCGGCCTCGGTTCACGCGCGCGGGCTCAAGGTGCTCAAGCACGCCTGCGGCAACAACGCCCTTCTGCTGGACATGTTCCTGGAGGCGGGCTACGACTGCTATCAGTCGATCCAGGCCAGCGCCGGGATGGACTTAATGGAGCTGCGCAAGCGTTTCGCCGGGCGCATGGCGCTCTGGGGCGGGGTGGAGGTGGAGCACCTGGTGAGCGGCACGCCCGAGGATGTGCGCGCGGATGTGCGCCGGGCGTTCGAGGCGGCGCGCATGGCCGAGGGCGGGTTCATCCTGGGGCCGAGCCATTCGGTGGCCGTGGGCACGAAATACTACAATTTCATGGCCATGCTGGACGAGTACGAAACACAGAACGCCAAATGGCGCGGGTGA
- a CDS encoding ABC transporter ATP-binding protein, whose amino-acid sequence MLKGISFGVAYGEFFSLMGPSGSGKSTLLYLIGGLAPVTGGRIWLDGQELTGRGDSAVTRMRHDKIGFVFQRFNLLPTLTALENVAIALKLTLFANGRDGFADPSELLNRVGLGNKMHHHPRELSIGEQQRVAIARSLVRRPAILLADEPTGSLDRENTRRVLDIFERLHQEENQTIIMVTHDPLVAKQGDRILHLVDGCISDREELT is encoded by the coding sequence GTGTTGAAAGGCATATCTTTCGGCGTGGCGTATGGAGAGTTTTTCAGCCTGATGGGGCCCTCCGGCTCGGGCAAGAGCACACTGCTCTACCTGATCGGCGGGTTGGCCCCGGTCACGGGGGGACGTATCTGGCTGGATGGGCAGGAGCTGACCGGACGCGGTGACAGCGCGGTCACCCGTATGCGCCACGACAAGATCGGTTTCGTGTTCCAGCGTTTCAACCTTCTGCCCACGCTCACCGCCCTGGAGAACGTGGCCATTGCGCTCAAGCTGACCCTGTTTGCCAACGGGCGGGATGGTTTCGCCGACCCGAGCGAGTTGCTGAACCGGGTCGGGCTGGGTAACAAGATGCACCACCACCCGCGCGAGCTTTCGATCGGAGAGCAGCAGCGGGTGGCAATTGCGCGCTCCCTGGTGCGCCGTCCCGCGATCCTTCTGGCCGATGAGCCCACAGGCTCTCTGGACCGCGAGAACACCCGGCGCGTGCTCGACATTTTCGAGCGCCTGCACCAGGAGGAAAATCAAACCATCATCATGGTCACCCACGATCCTCTGGTGGCGAAGCAGGGTGACCGGATACTGCACCTGGTGGACGGGTGTATCAGCGATAGAGAAGAACTGACATGA
- a CDS encoding radical SAM protein, which produces MRKLTKRQTAALLTRGIPGYMLSYPTVVSLEMTHCCNANCNHCNMGGLIPGEQRIGPEDYGRLMKTLKPMIVQVSGGEPLLRDDLEGVLRAVKPVGHESPYLIVVSNGWLLNRERYLKLRAAGINQLSISLCFPDERHDSWRHINGLFAHLDRTIPELAGMGFDDIVLNSAITHENMPHIMDLVKVAERWGVSISFSAYSVLRTGERAYTIDRPEDLAQLRGQLDQLKEYKKTHCGLIQNADFNIEGTYQFFEKGEILPCRAGLRFLVITPDGFLKPCSMHERKYTSLRQIHKEFVPNNHCGGCYVSIRSYLDKPMGDLLKEYFSSHSVRRSPALVAATV; this is translated from the coding sequence ATGAGAAAACTGACCAAAAGACAGACCGCCGCGCTGCTGACCCGCGGCATTCCAGGGTACATGTTGAGCTACCCCACGGTGGTCTCGCTGGAAATGACCCACTGCTGCAACGCCAACTGCAACCATTGCAACATGGGCGGACTGATCCCGGGCGAGCAGCGTATCGGGCCGGAGGACTACGGCCGCCTGATGAAGACGTTGAAGCCGATGATCGTCCAAGTGTCGGGCGGCGAGCCCCTGCTGCGCGATGACCTGGAGGGTGTGCTGCGGGCGGTCAAGCCGGTGGGCCACGAGTCGCCATACCTGATCGTGGTCTCCAACGGCTGGCTGCTCAACCGTGAGCGCTACCTCAAGCTGCGCGCGGCCGGGATCAACCAGCTCTCGATCTCGCTCTGCTTCCCGGATGAGCGTCACGACAGCTGGCGTCACATCAACGGCCTGTTTGCGCATCTGGACCGCACCATCCCGGAGCTGGCTGGCATGGGCTTCGATGATATCGTGCTCAACAGCGCGATCACCCACGAGAACATGCCGCACATCATGGACCTGGTCAAAGTGGCCGAACGCTGGGGGGTGTCGATCTCGTTCAGCGCCTATTCGGTGCTGCGCACCGGCGAGCGCGCCTACACCATCGACAGGCCCGAGGACCTGGCCCAGTTGCGCGGGCAGCTCGACCAGTTGAAGGAGTACAAGAAAACCCATTGCGGCCTGATCCAGAACGCCGATTTCAATATCGAGGGCACGTACCAGTTCTTCGAGAAGGGCGAGATACTGCCCTGCCGTGCGGGGCTGCGGTTCCTGGTGATCACGCCGGACGGGTTCCTGAAGCCCTGCTCGATGCACGAGCGCAAGTACACCTCTTTGCGTCAGATACACAAGGAATTCGTGCCCAACAACCATTGCGGCGGCTGCTATGTTTCGATCCGCTCCTATCTGGACAAGCCGATGGGAGACCTGCTGAAAGAGTATTTCTCGTCGCATTCGGTGCGGCGTAGTCCGGCGCTGGTGGCAGCGACAGTCTGA
- a CDS encoding flavodoxin domain-containing protein encodes MSSETLEAVSAATPVAHNTAQAARIIGAALEAEGLQVRLARVEEFEKKDWREVEAYDYFVLGSPAHFGQMSWEMKKFFDEAFHMIYMSP; translated from the coding sequence ATGTCCAGCGAAACCCTGGAGGCGGTGAGCGCCGCGACGCCGGTGGCGCACAACACCGCCCAGGCGGCGCGGATTATCGGCGCGGCCCTGGAAGCGGAGGGACTCCAGGTGCGGCTGGCGCGCGTGGAGGAGTTCGAGAAGAAAGACTGGCGCGAGGTGGAGGCTTATGATTATTTCGTGCTGGGCAGCCCGGCGCATTTTGGGCAGATGAGCTGGGAAATGAAGAAGTTCTTCGATGAAGCCTTCCACATGATCTATATGTCTCC
- a CDS encoding outer membrane lipoprotein carrier protein LolA translates to MLILTALLGLVQSARAAGAEVDQILDRMAESSARLEDIQADFVQTKIMTVFDETIVSSGKFYFRNPDKLILDTQNPEHQQLIINHNRGWLHYPDLKQVHEFSVKQAQDMSALFVGFGGSAARIREQFQVSLESRAADSTGAMLVTLGLTPIQGTSAASPVLGIQKVLLTVPEGRWYPVRTEIVQKNGDRSVYEYTHHRLNLRLAESRFTFKAPEGTTVIQHSPDSGVTQ, encoded by the coding sequence ATGCTAATCCTGACAGCCCTGCTGGGCCTGGTCCAGTCGGCACGGGCCGCGGGCGCGGAAGTGGACCAGATCCTGGACCGCATGGCCGAAAGCTCGGCCCGCCTGGAGGACATACAGGCCGATTTCGTCCAGACCAAGATTATGACCGTGTTCGATGAGACCATCGTCTCGAGCGGCAAGTTCTATTTCCGCAACCCGGACAAGCTGATCCTGGACACCCAGAACCCGGAGCACCAGCAGCTCATCATCAATCACAACCGCGGCTGGCTGCATTATCCCGACCTGAAGCAGGTGCACGAGTTCTCGGTCAAGCAGGCCCAGGACATGAGCGCACTGTTCGTGGGCTTCGGCGGCTCGGCGGCCCGTATCCGCGAGCAGTTCCAGGTGAGCCTGGAGTCCCGCGCCGCGGACAGCACCGGCGCGATGCTGGTCACCCTGGGGCTCACCCCGATCCAGGGCACCTCGGCCGCCAGCCCGGTGCTGGGGATACAGAAAGTGCTGCTCACCGTGCCCGAGGGACGCTGGTACCCGGTGCGCACCGAGATCGTACAGAAAAACGGCGACCGCTCGGTGTATGAGTACACGCACCACCGTCTGAACCTCAGGCTGGCCGAGTCGCGGTTCACGTTCAAGGCGCCCGAGGGCACCACCGTGATCCAGCACAGCCCGGACAGCGGAGTGACCCAGTAG
- a CDS encoding inositol monophosphatase — MPLGDTVDRALELARNLALEAGQLLMQRLGTDVGMQLKGEIDPVTEMDRRVEALLVGRLSQEFPDHDFLAEEDTRARGNSPWLWVIDPLDGTTNYAHGYPCFAVSIGLLYEGVTRLGVVYQPATNEMFTAVQGAGGWLGGKRLAVSPQTELGSSFLVTGFPYNIRQSEVLDRCLSRFKRLMAASFAVRRDGSAAYDLACLAAGRFDGYWEEDLKAWDTAAGVLLVREAGGVVKSFSGGEHADGRPGGVIAAGSVALEAALRREIEA; from the coding sequence ATGCCGCTGGGCGATACGGTCGACAGAGCGCTGGAACTGGCCCGCAATCTGGCCCTGGAGGCGGGGCAGTTGTTGATGCAGCGCCTGGGCACGGATGTGGGCATGCAGCTCAAGGGCGAGATTGACCCGGTGACCGAGATGGACCGACGGGTGGAGGCGCTGCTGGTCGGACGTCTGTCGCAGGAGTTCCCGGACCATGATTTCCTGGCCGAGGAGGACACCCGCGCGCGCGGCAATTCTCCCTGGCTCTGGGTGATCGACCCGCTGGACGGCACCACGAACTACGCCCACGGCTACCCCTGTTTCGCCGTGTCCATCGGCCTTCTGTACGAGGGTGTCACCCGCCTGGGCGTCGTGTACCAGCCCGCCACGAACGAGATGTTCACCGCGGTGCAGGGCGCAGGGGGTTGGCTGGGCGGAAAGCGCCTCGCAGTGTCCCCGCAGACCGAGCTGGGCAGTTCTTTCCTGGTCACCGGTTTCCCCTACAATATCCGTCAGAGCGAGGTGCTCGATCGCTGCCTGTCACGGTTCAAGCGTCTGATGGCGGCCAGTTTCGCGGTGCGGCGCGACGGCAGCGCGGCTTATGACCTGGCCTGCCTGGCCGCGGGCCGGTTCGACGGGTATTGGGAGGAGGACCTCAAGGCCTGGGACACCGCGGCAGGAGTGCTGCTGGTGCGCGAGGCCGGAGGCGTAGTGAAATCTTTCAGCGGCGGGGAGCATGCCGACGGCCGCCCGGGTGGGGTGATCGCCGCCGGGAGCGTGGCCCTCGAGGCGGCGCTGCGCCGGGAGATTGAAGCCTGA
- a CDS encoding lytic transglycosylase domain-containing protein, whose translation MIKIILTGLALMSLNSLSLSAADSLVERLQDSFDQTGANRRQTYAAVIADVDAEGGVASRDHLLARAVALNQRAMDLEDDFIDQLIASAPSFGRLPISNPPFLPDYRRAAEEFAGLRSELPFLNAYADNARLISERWSDGRSLLEAALEFKTRYPSSRFWRRLLLLSGCRMAARGDWDLARRAFDPLWNEASSSSQAIDSYRLAWALKGTGKPDIPPARMLDWARRLGGAGRAAYTRLLDTWPDSPEAEAAALESARLLHDSFPVRALSANFLQADKLDQACDQFAARYPGSPRLPEFLRLRADFLYQCGKKSMAISRKNDYAWRKHGGKSRRSTAQKYKTLAEEHFGKVQHLARQIEQSYHGSAAYFQVGILEALGLIEQDRFDPALQCLNHLAAEKPDSESVNQIYWYIALADYLKFDYVAVTQNLGPLENISRRDPLYWSRAMLFLGKARLTLGDKPGALRAFNALAGAYPYTYYGLRARAIRAGMKPPAPLDPAAGPPTADSPKFPQEYTPLGAEIQKTAAAWRALGFYAEAAYVYNNGLNLVPQDDLLRFRMHENLFQAGWYNRVLRGFRGPFRDYLQRGGEGLPSGFWQIAFLDPEPYRRFIETQGRKNGIPPALVTAVMRQESNFHPRAKSHAGAVGLMQLLPSVGRRLGRKAGYGTVSAARLLDPEINIALGTRFLASNLNDCDGNIALAISSYNADPRNLPAWLERSHGDRESDFDLDLFIELIPLDETYDYNLQVLTNFWRYQEVYGGNGDLFKWKL comes from the coding sequence GTGATAAAGATTATTCTTACCGGCCTGGCGCTCATGTCGCTGAACAGCCTGTCCCTGTCCGCGGCGGACAGCCTGGTCGAGCGGCTCCAGGACAGTTTCGACCAGACCGGCGCCAACCGCCGCCAGACCTACGCCGCGGTGATCGCGGACGTGGATGCCGAGGGCGGCGTGGCCAGCCGGGACCATCTCCTGGCGCGGGCCGTGGCGCTCAACCAGCGGGCGATGGACCTGGAGGATGATTTCATCGACCAGCTCATCGCCTCGGCCCCGTCGTTTGGCCGCCTGCCCATCTCCAACCCGCCGTTCCTGCCCGATTACCGCCGCGCGGCCGAGGAATTCGCCGGCCTGCGCTCCGAGTTGCCCTTTCTGAACGCCTACGCCGACAACGCGCGCCTGATCTCCGAGCGCTGGAGCGATGGCCGCTCGCTGCTGGAGGCGGCCCTGGAGTTCAAGACCCGCTATCCCTCCAGCCGATTCTGGCGCCGTCTGCTGCTGCTGTCCGGTTGCCGCATGGCGGCGCGCGGCGACTGGGACCTGGCGCGCCGGGCGTTCGACCCGCTCTGGAACGAGGCCTCCTCTTCGAGCCAGGCCATCGATTCCTACCGTCTGGCCTGGGCGCTCAAGGGCACGGGCAAGCCGGACATTCCGCCCGCGCGCATGCTGGACTGGGCCCGTAGGCTGGGCGGGGCCGGACGGGCCGCCTACACCCGTCTGCTCGACACCTGGCCCGACTCGCCCGAGGCCGAGGCCGCGGCCCTGGAAAGCGCCAGGCTTCTGCACGACAGTTTCCCGGTGCGGGCGCTCTCGGCCAATTTCCTGCAGGCCGACAAGCTGGACCAGGCCTGTGACCAGTTCGCCGCGCGCTATCCCGGCAGCCCCCGTCTGCCGGAGTTCCTGCGCCTGCGCGCCGATTTCCTCTACCAGTGCGGCAAGAAAAGCATGGCCATCTCGCGCAAGAACGATTACGCCTGGCGCAAGCACGGGGGCAAGAGCCGCCGCAGCACGGCCCAGAAATACAAAACCCTGGCCGAGGAGCATTTCGGCAAGGTGCAGCACCTGGCACGGCAGATCGAGCAGAGCTATCACGGCAGCGCGGCCTATTTTCAGGTCGGCATCCTGGAGGCCCTCGGCCTGATCGAGCAGGACCGTTTCGATCCGGCCCTGCAGTGCCTGAACCATCTGGCCGCCGAAAAGCCCGACTCCGAATCGGTCAACCAGATCTACTGGTACATCGCCCTGGCCGATTACCTCAAGTTCGACTATGTCGCCGTGACGCAGAACCTGGGCCCACTGGAAAACATCTCACGGCGCGACCCGCTCTACTGGTCACGGGCCATGCTGTTCCTGGGCAAGGCCCGTCTGACCCTGGGAGACAAGCCGGGCGCGCTGCGGGCGTTCAACGCCCTGGCGGGGGCCTATCCCTACACCTACTACGGTCTCCGGGCGCGGGCGATCCGGGCCGGGATGAAGCCGCCCGCCCCGCTCGACCCCGCAGCTGGGCCACCCACGGCCGATTCACCGAAATTCCCGCAGGAGTACACGCCCCTGGGGGCGGAAATCCAGAAAACAGCCGCCGCCTGGCGCGCCCTGGGGTTCTACGCCGAGGCGGCCTATGTCTACAACAACGGCCTGAATTTGGTCCCTCAGGATGACCTGCTGCGGTTCCGCATGCACGAGAACCTGTTCCAGGCCGGCTGGTACAACAGGGTCCTGCGCGGTTTCCGCGGACCGTTCCGCGATTACCTCCAGCGCGGTGGCGAGGGCCTGCCCTCGGGTTTCTGGCAGATCGCTTTCCTCGACCCGGAGCCGTACCGACGCTTCATCGAGACCCAAGGCCGCAAGAACGGCATCCCGCCGGCTCTGGTCACCGCGGTGATGCGCCAGGAGTCGAATTTCCATCCCCGGGCCAAGAGCCACGCCGGGGCGGTGGGGCTGATGCAGCTGCTGCCCTCGGTGGGACGGCGTCTGGGGCGCAAGGCCGGCTACGGGACAGTCAGCGCCGCGCGGCTGCTCGACCCCGAGATCAACATCGCCCTGGGCACGCGTTTCCTGGCCTCGAACCTGAACGACTGCGACGGGAACATCGCGCTGGCGATCAGCTCCTACAACGCCGACCCGCGCAACCTTCCGGCCTGGCTGGAACGCTCCCACGGCGACCGGGAGTCGGATTTCGACCTCGACCTGTTTATCGAGCTGATCCCGCTGGATGAGACCTACGACTACAACCTCCAGGTGCTGACCAATTTCTGGCGCTACCAGGAGGTATACGGCGGGAACGGGGACCTGTTTAAGTGGAAACTGTAG